From Penaeus monodon isolate SGIC_2016 chromosome 6, NSTDA_Pmon_1, whole genome shotgun sequence, the proteins below share one genomic window:
- the LOC119574596 gene encoding serine-rich adhesin for platelets-like isoform X6, whose protein sequence is MKAIKAVSTLSPKCCVVSWWKLLTKMSQNKVRSSGSLANSDDIVKAGYLKKLKVCIVCSLGLFIRLTMKKKYFVLRRETGPDSPARLEYYDSEKKFKAGAQPKKPIILRTCFSINRKKDPKHSHVIALYTNHDSVSMAAESEAELNDWLGFLHHHMHQAVAGSDGQSRKLYGFQTEHVWMVEILPRSLGSSKGITGEYHICLTYKSIALVRVGESQKKIEFPLNSIRRCGHTGSFFFLGLGRSAVTGAGDIWMLTEDAVIAENMHGIIRRAMHAPCNNMSEDPVSRERTQSMSNQRSFDSKEDIFCSGQCLTRGRCGSMPSRSRTSSEGSMQTGPNKLPPNCSHQMDGPHPGSLCLHPITRPKSMYSSSLSSSCSPPCASALFSPSSSESMESTASVEDFDGLHSHTPETAVDNSNGEEDYMPMEAGLESNMSQHRDHPQPPFSLPIGSTRSYVHSLSKGLISPVSGSSTEGPCLSSPQDQYLEMLSPLERTQEGLFGSVSERSAYLCMDRTPNQPSGSSGPENSGYLSMAPLNSPGSSLPAWQSHPSSQVSSPPHSANHSRIPSLVDENTDSYLSKVPGGHGDATTTSSDTYARDRSRSYLDMTPTPAVPTPIPCSPSDGMVQHRGGGDSFPEMSPGSSCSFTSGTPSSDHRFHDFIAEKSGNGSYCGYSEDDDSSLDRPHRTNSVGSKPEQFRSRKNRLEVSPAEPARVRAFSVGSRVSLRLAGGRAGQVAGGTATATSASVTEFSPSIKEKGKQVKSKSSSAPILGTSPISNSWSGTPGTFFRGFLQARNQERNNDLMEFDFTKNKSCDSISAEKEKKSSSIESIKRTFTGQRHRSNSKSSGNGKSSVFDSMKRDKKKSESELSAKGMEIPEGKSPFELDFTPSPRGGGSDVCDGYLPMNLRPAVSSGQSSANSEYLEMNSKDFFRGHGLNDPYLDMSKSSDRLVSSLSTSGPNDGYVDMSQGKGLGTLPLTPVSSSSTTSNSSSSIGARVRKISSTFNPLSSQDFSSQQDEYMPIDLRGSFESSHSLDGEKSKKKKSSKRKSFKDSTKRKKSDPIAVMGKGSDGENAQESSKKGTSPLSSLSTFLGRKNSSGTPPKTPLSPTGSPLPKSSRGTPSPFSSLTRKKNESKDSSKDGAAKESSGVSSSVSSGIGTSCIRESSREAEESAISGDSSSVTSSSQTVPNSGDQQNKQTTNNSGGSKRTSGIFETLSQADTKLEEKQKNTGLESGNTDISINSQQQHSNINSNDMGAYVNLSLGSSDKNLNVENKQRKVSTGSVSSDYMNVSPMSVCKTPEAPSDPQQPREYVNMCPGGRPEPHSTSLIPPQPAPMPGTVSPKRKTSLTSKGESSEKSSPSLGYGGSRDQNRRDSKRLSGSNYGEENDGGSGESGYLLMTPGQTPPKPVSPRTVTRRPDIPSALLGGRPDASLTATLERLNLGSSGGSATSERCRSHSGPGAPESSAVGGEVRVKKQLSEPRAGSGSQGSSGRAASACSSPVSYSPPTSPTLRGSVSSMSSLSEGGLSSASSTCTVVNVGVGRRESGLGGSGRAQETPVDSASHASVSSSSSSQQSTSTASSGCSIGDSGLNYVSLDLAPARCEGVMPSPLAARRSTSGAGVPHTVCLQEPAVGEEDEPLSYAQIDFTKSEGLRTTSLTRDKRH, encoded by the exons acgatgaagaagaagtacTTTGTGCTGCGGCGCGAGACGGGGCCCGACAGCCCCGCCCGCCTCGAGTACTATGATTCGGAGAAGAAATTCAAGGCGGGAGCCCAGCCCAAGAA ACCCATCATCCTGCGCACGTGCTTTAGCATCAACCGCAAGAAGGACCCGAAGCACAGCCACGTGATCGCCCTCTACACCAACCACGACTCGGTGAGCATGGCCGCCGAGTCCGAGGCCGAACTGAACGACTGGCTGGGATTCCTGCACCACCACATGCACCAGGCCGTGGCGGGCAGCGACGGCCAGTCCAGGAAGCTCTATG GCTTCCAAACAGAGCACGTGTGGATGGTGGAGATCTTGCCCAGAAGCCTTGGCAGCAGTAAAGGGATCACGGGGGAGTATCACATCTGTCTGACTTACAAGTCAATTGCTCTCGTGCGGGTAGGAGAAAGTCAGAAGAAAATTGAGTTCCCG TTAAACAGCATCCGGCGTTGTGGCCACACAGGCTCTTTCTTCTTCCTGGGACTGGGGAGGTCAGCGGTCACTGGCGCAGGAGATATATGGATGCTAACGGAAGATGCTGTCATTGCTGAAAATATGCATGGTATTATTCGCAG aGCAATGCATGCTCCTTGTAACAACATGAGTGAAGACCCAGTGTCCCGGGAACGAACCCAGTCAATGTCAAATCAACGTTCATTTGACAGTAAGGAagacatatttt GTAGTGGGCAGTGCCTGACGCGTGGACGATGTGGCAGCATGCCCTCCCGGAGTCGCACAAGTAGTGAAGGATCTATGCAGACTGGGCCTAACAAGCTTCCACCAAACTGCAGTCATCAAATGGACGGCCCACACCCGGGATCTCTGTGTCTTCACCCCATCACTCGGCCTAAATCAATgtactcctcatctctctcctcgtcatgCTCTCCGCCTTGTGCTTCTGCTTTGTTCAG TCCCAGCTCAAGTGAGTCCATGGAGTCAACTGCATCTGTAGAGGACTTTGATGGCCTGCATTCTCACACTCCGGAAACTGCTGTAGATAACTCCa ATGGTGAGGAGGATTATATGCCAATGGAGGCTGGCTTGGAGAGCAACATGAGCCAGCATCGGGACCATCCACagccacccttctccctccccattggCAGCACGCGGAGTTATGTTCATTCCTTAAGCAAAG GTCTCATCTCTCCTGTAAGTGGTAGCAGCACGGAAGGTCCATGCCTCTCATCTCCTCAAGATCAGTACTTGGAGATGTTAAGCCCCCTAGAGCGTACACAAGAAGGCCTATTTGGCTCAGTGTCAGAAAGGTCAGCATATCTGTGCATGGACCGTACCCCCAATCAGCCTTCAGGAAGTTCAGGTCCCGAAAACTCTGGGTACTTGTCCATGGCGCCGCTCAATTCCCCTGGATCATCCCTCCCGGCCTGGCAATCACACCCTTCTAGTCAG GTATCATCACCACCCCATTCTGCCAACCATTCTCGCATCCCCAGTCTAGTGGATGAAAATACTGATAGTTACCTCTCTAAGGTGCCTGGAGGACATGGAGACGCCACGACCACCTCTAGTGACACTTACGCTCGAGACCGCTCCCGCAGCTACCTCGACATGACTCCTACACCTGCTGTTCCTACACCCATCCCATGTAGCCCATCTGATGGTATGGTTCAACACAGAGGAGGAG GTGACTCTTTCCCTGAGATGTCCCCCGGAAGCAGCTGTTCCTTCACCTCAGGAACTCCCTCCTCTGACCATCGCTTTCATGATTTCATAGCTGAAAAGAGTGGAAATGGGTCCTACTGTGGTTATTCGGAAGATGATGACTCCTCTCTTGACAGACCTCACAGAACCAATTCTGTTGGTTCTAAACCTGAACAATTCCGAAGTCGTAAAAATAG ACTGGAGGTGAGCCCTGCTGAACCTGCCCGTGTACGAGCCTTCTCTGTGGGGTCACGTGTCAGCCTCAGGCTAGCGGGTGGCAGAGCCGGCCAGGTGGCAGGTGGCACAGCAACTGCCACTTCTGCCTCTGTCACCGAGTTCTCGCCTTCTATtaaggagaagggaaaacaagTGAAAAGCAAATCATCAAG CGCGCCAATTCTGGGGACGTCGCCCATCTCCAACTCATGGTCAGGGACTCCTGGGACGTTTTTCCGGGGCTTCCTCCAAGCACGGAACCAGGAGCGGAACAACGACCTGATGGAGTTTGACTTCACCAAGAACAAGAGCTGCGATAGTATATCtgctgagaaggagaagaagagcagCAGCATAGAGAGCATTAAGAGAACCTTCACAGGACAGAGACATCGTTCCAATTCCAAGTCCTCAGGGAATGGCAAATCTTCAGTTTTTGATTCtatgaaaagagacaaaaagaaatcaGAAAGTGAGTTGTCTGCCAAGGGTATGGAGATCCCGGAGGGAAAGAGTCCTTTTGAGCTTGATTTCACACCAAGTCCTCGTGGAGGTGGTTCAGATGTTTGTGATGGGTACTTGCCTATGAATTTGAGGCCTGCGGTCTCCAGTGGTCAGTCCTCGGCAAACTCTGAATACCTTGAGATGAACAGCAAAGATTTCTTTAGGGGACATGGTTTAAATGACCCATACTTAGATATGTCTAAAAGCAGTGACAGATTAGTTTCCTCACTGAGTACCTCAGGGCCAAACGATGGTTATGTGGACATGAGTCAAGGCAAAGGTCTGGGGACGCTTCCTCTCACACCTGTATCCTCGTCCTCCACAACTTCCAACAGCTCATCTTCCATTGGTGCTAGAGTCAGAAAGATTTCGTCCACATTTAATCCATTGTCTTCCCAAGACTTTTCTTCACAGCAGGACGAGTACATGCCCATTGACCTCCGTGGCAGTTttgaatcttcccattctcttgatggagagaagagtaagaaaaagaaaagcagtaAGAGAAAGTCGTTTAAGGACAGCACCAAACGCAAGAAATCAGACCCAATAGCAGTAATGGGAAAGGGAAGTGATGGGGAGAATGCCCAGGAAAGTAGCAAAAAAGGAACAAgtcccttatcctctctctcaacCTTCCTAGGTCGGAAGAATTCCTCAGGCACCCCTCCTAAGACCCCGCTTTCACCTACTGGTAGTCCACTTCCTAAGTCCAGTCGAGGAACGCCTAGTCCATTTTCGAGTCTAACACgcaagaaaaatgaaagtaagGATAGTAGTAAAGATGGAGCAGCAAAGGAAAGTTCTGGGGTCTCATCAAGTGTAAGCTCAGGCATCGGCACAAGTTGCATTAGAGAATCGAgtagagaagcagaggagagtgCCATATCAGGTGATAGCTCAAGCGTCACCTCATCCTCACAGACAGTTCCTAATAGTGGTGAccagcaaaataaacaaacaactaaCAACAGCGGGGGTAGCAAGAGAACTTCAGGGATATTTGAAACGTTATCTCAGGCAGACACTAAGCTggaggaaaagcagaaaaataCAGGCTTAGAGTCGGGTAACACTGATATTTCTATCAACAGTCAGCAGCAACATtcaaatattaatagcaatgatatggGGGCATATGTAAACTTATCACTTGGCAGCTCAGATAAGAATTTAAATGTAGAGAATAAACAACGAAAAGTATCCACAGGCTCAGTATCATCAGACTACATGAATGTATCTCCAATGTCAGTATGTAAGACACCTGAGGCTCCATCTGACCCTCAGCAACCGCGTGAGTATGTGAACATGTGCCCAGGAGGTCGCCCAGAGCCACACAGCACCTCTCTGATTCCACCACAGCCTGCACCTATGCCAGGCACGGTTTCCCCTAAGAGGAAAACCAGTCTTACATCGAAGGGTGAATCTAGTGAAAAAAGTAGTCCCAGTTTAGGATATGGGGGTTCTAGAGATCAGAATCGTCGTGACAGTAAGCGGTTAAGCGGCAGTAATTATGGAGAAGAGAACGATGGTGGTAGTGGGGAAAGTGGGTATTTGTTAATGACCCCTGGACAAACCCCGCCGAAACCTGTTTCTCCTCGCACAGTAACTCGTCGACCAGACATTCCCTCAGCTCTCCTTGGTGGCCGTCCTGATGCCAGCCTCACTGCCACCTTGGAGCGGCTAAACTTAGGCAGCTCTGGAGGTAGTGCCACGAGTGAAAGATGTCGGAGTCACAGTGGCCCAGGTGCCCCTGAGAGTTCTGCAGTAGGTGGCGAGGTGCGGGTAAAAAAACAATTGTCAGAACCAAGAGCTGGGTCAGGGAGCCAAGGGAGTAGTGGTCGGGCAGCATCAGCATGCTCATCACCTGTGTCATATTCACCGCCCACATCTCCGACCCTAAGAGGTTCTGTATCATCTATGTCATCGTTAAGTGAAGGTGGTCTTTCTTCAGCATCTTCCACCTGCACTGTGGTTAATGTGGGTGTTGGACGGCGGGAGAGTGGGCTTGGGGGGTCAGGCCGGGCCCAGGAGACGCCGGTTGATTCTGCATCCCACGCTagtgtctcctcttcctcttccagtcAGCAGTCGACTTCAACAGCTAGCAGTGGCTGCAGCATTGGAGACAGTGGACTAAATTATGTCTCGTTGGATTTAGCTCCAGCTCGTTGTGAGGGCGTGATGCCTTCACCGCTAGCTGCCCGCCGGTCTACAAGTGGGGCTGGAGTTCCTCATACTGTGTGTCTCCAAGAACCTGCGGTTGGGGAGGAAGACGAACCCCTCAGTTATGCTCAAATAGACTTCACCAAGAGTGAGGGTTTGCGTACTACCTCCCTTACCCGCGACAAACGACACTAA
- the LOC119574596 gene encoding dentin sialophosphoprotein-like isoform X26, with amino-acid sequence MKAIKAVSTLSPKCCVVSWWKLLTKMSQNKVRSSGSLANSDDIVKAGYLKKLKVCIVCSLGLFIRLTMKKKYFVLRRETGPDSPARLEYYDSEKKFKAGAQPKKPIILRTCFSINRKKDPKHSHVIALYTNHDSVSMAAESEAELNDWLGFLHHHMHQAVAGSDGQSRKLYEHVWMVEILPRSLGSSKGITGEYHICLTYKSIALVRVGESQKKIEFPLNSIRRCGHTGSFFFLGLGRSAVTGAGDIWMLTEDAVIAENMHGIIRRAMHAPCNNMSEDPVSRERTQSMSNQRSFDSKEDIFCSGQCLTRGRCGSMPSRSRTSSEGSMQTGPNKLPPNCSHQMDGPHPGSLCLHPITRPKSIPSSSESMESTASVEDFDGLHSHTPETAVDNSNGEEDYMPMEAGLESNMSQHRDHPQPPFSLPIGSTRSYVHSLSKGLISPVSGSSTEGPCLSSPQDQYLEMLSPLERTQEGLFGSVSERSAYLCMDRTPNQPSGSSGPENSGYLSMAPLNSPGSSLPAWQSHPSSQVSSPPHSANHSRIPSLVDENTDSYLSKVPGGHGDATTTSSDTYARDRSRSYLDMTPTPAVPTPIPCSPSDGMVQHRGGGDSFPEMSPGSSCSFTSGTPSSDHRFHDFIAEKSGNGSYCGYSEDDDSSLDRPHRTNSVGSKPEQFRSRKNSAPILGTSPISNSWSGTPGTFFRGFLQARNQERNNDLMEFDFTKNKSCDSISAEKEKKSSSIESIKRTFTGQRHRSNSKSSGNGKSSVFDSMKRDKKKSESELSAKGMEIPEGKSPFELDFTPSPRGGGSDVCDGYLPMNLRPAVSSGQSSANSEYLEMNSKDFFRGHGLNDPYLDMSKSSDRLVSSLSTSGPNDGYVDMSQGKGLGTLPLTPVSSSSTTSNSSSSIGARVRKISSTFNPLSSQDFSSQQDEYMPIDLRGSFESSHSLDGEKSKKKKSSKRKSFKDSTKRKKSDPIAVMGKGSDGENAQESSKKGTSPLSSLSTFLGRKNSSGTPPKTPLSPTGSPLPKSSRGTPSPFSSLTRKKNESKDSSKDGAAKESSGVSSSVSSGIGTSCIRESSREAEESAISGDSSSVTSSSQTVPNSGDQQNKQTTNNSGGSKRTSGIFETLSQADTKLEEKQKNTGLESGNTDISINSQQQHSNINSNDMGAYVNLSLGSSDKNLNVENKQRKVSTGSVSSDYMNVSPMSVCKTPEAPSDPQQPREYVNMCPGGRPEPHSTSLIPPQPAPMPGTVSPKRKTSLTSKGESSEKSSPSLGYGGSRDQNRRDSKRLSGSNYGEENDGGSGESGYLLMTPGQTPPKPVSPRTVTRRPDIPSALLGGRPDASLTATLERLNLGSSGGSATSERCRSHSGPGAPESSAVGGEVRVKKQLSEPRAGSGSQGSSGRAASACSSPVSYSPPTSPTLRGSVSSMSSLSEGGLSSASSTCTVVNVGVGRRESGLGGSGRAQETPVDSASHASVSSSSSSQQSTSTASSGCSIGDSGLNYVSLDLAPARCEGVMPSPLAARRSTSGAGVPHTVCLQEPAVGEEDEPLSYAQIDFTKSEGLRTTSLTRDKRH; translated from the exons acgatgaagaagaagtacTTTGTGCTGCGGCGCGAGACGGGGCCCGACAGCCCCGCCCGCCTCGAGTACTATGATTCGGAGAAGAAATTCAAGGCGGGAGCCCAGCCCAAGAA ACCCATCATCCTGCGCACGTGCTTTAGCATCAACCGCAAGAAGGACCCGAAGCACAGCCACGTGATCGCCCTCTACACCAACCACGACTCGGTGAGCATGGCCGCCGAGTCCGAGGCCGAACTGAACGACTGGCTGGGATTCCTGCACCACCACATGCACCAGGCCGTGGCGGGCAGCGACGGCCAGTCCAGGAAGCTCTATG AGCACGTGTGGATGGTGGAGATCTTGCCCAGAAGCCTTGGCAGCAGTAAAGGGATCACGGGGGAGTATCACATCTGTCTGACTTACAAGTCAATTGCTCTCGTGCGGGTAGGAGAAAGTCAGAAGAAAATTGAGTTCCCG TTAAACAGCATCCGGCGTTGTGGCCACACAGGCTCTTTCTTCTTCCTGGGACTGGGGAGGTCAGCGGTCACTGGCGCAGGAGATATATGGATGCTAACGGAAGATGCTGTCATTGCTGAAAATATGCATGGTATTATTCGCAG aGCAATGCATGCTCCTTGTAACAACATGAGTGAAGACCCAGTGTCCCGGGAACGAACCCAGTCAATGTCAAATCAACGTTCATTTGACAGTAAGGAagacatatttt GTAGTGGGCAGTGCCTGACGCGTGGACGATGTGGCAGCATGCCCTCCCGGAGTCGCACAAGTAGTGAAGGATCTATGCAGACTGGGCCTAACAAGCTTCCACCAAACTGCAGTCATCAAATGGACGGCCCACACCCGGGATCTCTGTGTCTTCACCCCATCACTCGGCCTAAATCAAT TCCCAGCTCAAGTGAGTCCATGGAGTCAACTGCATCTGTAGAGGACTTTGATGGCCTGCATTCTCACACTCCGGAAACTGCTGTAGATAACTCCa ATGGTGAGGAGGATTATATGCCAATGGAGGCTGGCTTGGAGAGCAACATGAGCCAGCATCGGGACCATCCACagccacccttctccctccccattggCAGCACGCGGAGTTATGTTCATTCCTTAAGCAAAG GTCTCATCTCTCCTGTAAGTGGTAGCAGCACGGAAGGTCCATGCCTCTCATCTCCTCAAGATCAGTACTTGGAGATGTTAAGCCCCCTAGAGCGTACACAAGAAGGCCTATTTGGCTCAGTGTCAGAAAGGTCAGCATATCTGTGCATGGACCGTACCCCCAATCAGCCTTCAGGAAGTTCAGGTCCCGAAAACTCTGGGTACTTGTCCATGGCGCCGCTCAATTCCCCTGGATCATCCCTCCCGGCCTGGCAATCACACCCTTCTAGTCAG GTATCATCACCACCCCATTCTGCCAACCATTCTCGCATCCCCAGTCTAGTGGATGAAAATACTGATAGTTACCTCTCTAAGGTGCCTGGAGGACATGGAGACGCCACGACCACCTCTAGTGACACTTACGCTCGAGACCGCTCCCGCAGCTACCTCGACATGACTCCTACACCTGCTGTTCCTACACCCATCCCATGTAGCCCATCTGATGGTATGGTTCAACACAGAGGAGGAG GTGACTCTTTCCCTGAGATGTCCCCCGGAAGCAGCTGTTCCTTCACCTCAGGAACTCCCTCCTCTGACCATCGCTTTCATGATTTCATAGCTGAAAAGAGTGGAAATGGGTCCTACTGTGGTTATTCGGAAGATGATGACTCCTCTCTTGACAGACCTCACAGAACCAATTCTGTTGGTTCTAAACCTGAACAATTCCGAAGTCGTAAAAATAG CGCGCCAATTCTGGGGACGTCGCCCATCTCCAACTCATGGTCAGGGACTCCTGGGACGTTTTTCCGGGGCTTCCTCCAAGCACGGAACCAGGAGCGGAACAACGACCTGATGGAGTTTGACTTCACCAAGAACAAGAGCTGCGATAGTATATCtgctgagaaggagaagaagagcagCAGCATAGAGAGCATTAAGAGAACCTTCACAGGACAGAGACATCGTTCCAATTCCAAGTCCTCAGGGAATGGCAAATCTTCAGTTTTTGATTCtatgaaaagagacaaaaagaaatcaGAAAGTGAGTTGTCTGCCAAGGGTATGGAGATCCCGGAGGGAAAGAGTCCTTTTGAGCTTGATTTCACACCAAGTCCTCGTGGAGGTGGTTCAGATGTTTGTGATGGGTACTTGCCTATGAATTTGAGGCCTGCGGTCTCCAGTGGTCAGTCCTCGGCAAACTCTGAATACCTTGAGATGAACAGCAAAGATTTCTTTAGGGGACATGGTTTAAATGACCCATACTTAGATATGTCTAAAAGCAGTGACAGATTAGTTTCCTCACTGAGTACCTCAGGGCCAAACGATGGTTATGTGGACATGAGTCAAGGCAAAGGTCTGGGGACGCTTCCTCTCACACCTGTATCCTCGTCCTCCACAACTTCCAACAGCTCATCTTCCATTGGTGCTAGAGTCAGAAAGATTTCGTCCACATTTAATCCATTGTCTTCCCAAGACTTTTCTTCACAGCAGGACGAGTACATGCCCATTGACCTCCGTGGCAGTTttgaatcttcccattctcttgatggagagaagagtaagaaaaagaaaagcagtaAGAGAAAGTCGTTTAAGGACAGCACCAAACGCAAGAAATCAGACCCAATAGCAGTAATGGGAAAGGGAAGTGATGGGGAGAATGCCCAGGAAAGTAGCAAAAAAGGAACAAgtcccttatcctctctctcaacCTTCCTAGGTCGGAAGAATTCCTCAGGCACCCCTCCTAAGACCCCGCTTTCACCTACTGGTAGTCCACTTCCTAAGTCCAGTCGAGGAACGCCTAGTCCATTTTCGAGTCTAACACgcaagaaaaatgaaagtaagGATAGTAGTAAAGATGGAGCAGCAAAGGAAAGTTCTGGGGTCTCATCAAGTGTAAGCTCAGGCATCGGCACAAGTTGCATTAGAGAATCGAgtagagaagcagaggagagtgCCATATCAGGTGATAGCTCAAGCGTCACCTCATCCTCACAGACAGTTCCTAATAGTGGTGAccagcaaaataaacaaacaactaaCAACAGCGGGGGTAGCAAGAGAACTTCAGGGATATTTGAAACGTTATCTCAGGCAGACACTAAGCTggaggaaaagcagaaaaataCAGGCTTAGAGTCGGGTAACACTGATATTTCTATCAACAGTCAGCAGCAACATtcaaatattaatagcaatgatatggGGGCATATGTAAACTTATCACTTGGCAGCTCAGATAAGAATTTAAATGTAGAGAATAAACAACGAAAAGTATCCACAGGCTCAGTATCATCAGACTACATGAATGTATCTCCAATGTCAGTATGTAAGACACCTGAGGCTCCATCTGACCCTCAGCAACCGCGTGAGTATGTGAACATGTGCCCAGGAGGTCGCCCAGAGCCACACAGCACCTCTCTGATTCCACCACAGCCTGCACCTATGCCAGGCACGGTTTCCCCTAAGAGGAAAACCAGTCTTACATCGAAGGGTGAATCTAGTGAAAAAAGTAGTCCCAGTTTAGGATATGGGGGTTCTAGAGATCAGAATCGTCGTGACAGTAAGCGGTTAAGCGGCAGTAATTATGGAGAAGAGAACGATGGTGGTAGTGGGGAAAGTGGGTATTTGTTAATGACCCCTGGACAAACCCCGCCGAAACCTGTTTCTCCTCGCACAGTAACTCGTCGACCAGACATTCCCTCAGCTCTCCTTGGTGGCCGTCCTGATGCCAGCCTCACTGCCACCTTGGAGCGGCTAAACTTAGGCAGCTCTGGAGGTAGTGCCACGAGTGAAAGATGTCGGAGTCACAGTGGCCCAGGTGCCCCTGAGAGTTCTGCAGTAGGTGGCGAGGTGCGGGTAAAAAAACAATTGTCAGAACCAAGAGCTGGGTCAGGGAGCCAAGGGAGTAGTGGTCGGGCAGCATCAGCATGCTCATCACCTGTGTCATATTCACCGCCCACATCTCCGACCCTAAGAGGTTCTGTATCATCTATGTCATCGTTAAGTGAAGGTGGTCTTTCTTCAGCATCTTCCACCTGCACTGTGGTTAATGTGGGTGTTGGACGGCGGGAGAGTGGGCTTGGGGGGTCAGGCCGGGCCCAGGAGACGCCGGTTGATTCTGCATCCCACGCTagtgtctcctcttcctcttccagtcAGCAGTCGACTTCAACAGCTAGCAGTGGCTGCAGCATTGGAGACAGTGGACTAAATTATGTCTCGTTGGATTTAGCTCCAGCTCGTTGTGAGGGCGTGATGCCTTCACCGCTAGCTGCCCGCCGGTCTACAAGTGGGGCTGGAGTTCCTCATACTGTGTGTCTCCAAGAACCTGCGGTTGGGGAGGAAGACGAACCCCTCAGTTATGCTCAAATAGACTTCACCAAGAGTGAGGGTTTGCGTACTACCTCCCTTACCCGCGACAAACGACACTAA